From one Lolium rigidum isolate FL_2022 chromosome 4, APGP_CSIRO_Lrig_0.1, whole genome shotgun sequence genomic stretch:
- the LOC124648879 gene encoding mannosyl-oligosaccharide 1,2-alpha-mannosidase MNS3-like — MSGASAPLPYSMRDVDGGAYNNAKFRQRSRLKMATQALISKSSHYQCGKFTLGKFLSLLMVSGLVYLLVHKSSEGFVSGELHDKVQSRHASKDSPNIRTFWRKPPRLPPRLPPNEMYKNSSTLHQSPPSEWTSRQKKVKEAFEHAWSGYRNHAMGYDELMPLSHRGVDGLGGLGATVVDSLDTAIIMGADDVVSEASKWIEDNLMKKINEKGQVNLFETTIRVLGGLLSAYHLSGGDQAGGGDSGIPVTPKKTNPDRLLEVSKDLADRLLLAFTSSPTAIPYSDVVLRDRSAHASPDGLSSTSEATTLQLEFSYLSRISGDPKYDLEAMKVLEHMRTLPTVEGLVPIYISPYSGQFSGENIRLGSRGDSYYEYLLKVWVQQENYRNTSLKYLFEMYTEAMRGVKHLLVRKTTPNGLVFVGELPNGRNGAFSPKMDHLVCFLPGTLALGATKGITKKKALESNLLTKEDIENLQLAEDLAKTCVEMYFVTSTGLAPEIAYFHIEGNPGGPDGGNKSSEYINDITIKPLDRHNLLRPETVESLFVLHRITEDPKYREWGWQIFKAFEKYTKVDSGGYTSLDDVTSLPPPRRDKMETFFLGETLKYLYLLFGESNILPLDKYVFNTEAHPLPVIRSAAQVSDTV; from the exons ATGAGCGGCGCCTCGGCCCCCCTCCCCTACTCGATGCGAGATGTGGATGGCGGCGCCTACAACAACGCCAAGTTCCGCCAGCGATCTCGCCTCAAG ATGGCTACTCAGGCCCTTATTTCTAAGAGCAGCCATTACCAATGTGGAAAATTTACCCTTGGGAAATTCTTGAGTCTTTTAATGGTTTCTGGCTTAGTATATTTGCTTGTGCACAAAAGTTCAGAGGGTTTTGTATCTGGTGAGCTCCATGACAAAGTACAGAGTAGACATGCCAGTAAAGATTCTCCCAATATTCGTACGTTTTGGAGAAAGCCGCCAAGGCTacctcctcgtcttcctccaaATGAAATGTATAAAAATAGTTCAACACTTCACCAGTCCCCTCCATCTGAATGGACATCAAGACAGAAGAAAGTTAAAGAAGCATTTGAGCATGCATGGTCTGGCTACCGAAATCATGCAATGGGTTATGACGAGCTTATGCCTTTGAGTCACAGAGGTGTAGATGGATTAGGAGGTTTAGGTGCCACTGTCGTGGATTCTTTAGACACTGCGATAATAATGGGTGCTGATGATGTTGTGTCTGAAGCATCAAAATGGATTGAAGACAACCTAATGAAAAAGATCAATGAGAAAGGACaggtcaacttatttgaaactacTATACGTGTCTTGGGAGGGCTCCTTAGTGCATATCATTTGAGTGGCGGAGACCAAGCTGGTGGAGGTGATTCTGGGATACCAGTAACACCTAAGAAAACTAATCCAGATCGTCTTCTGGAAGTCTCAAAGGATTTAGCAGACAGGTTATTATTAGCTTTTACTTCAAGCCCAACAGCCATACCTTATAGTGATGTTGTTCTTCGTGATCGCTCTGCACATGCATCCCCTGATGGCTTAAGCAGTACCTCCGAGGCTACAACATTGCAACTGGAGTTCAGTTACCTTAGCAGAATATCAGGAGATCCTAAGTATGACTTAGAGGCAATGAAGGTGTTGGAGCATATGCGAACACTCCCAACAGTGGAGGGTCTGGTGCCTATTTACATTAG TCCCTACTCTGGTCAATTTAGCGGAGAAAATATTCGACTAGGATCTCGTGGTGATAGTTACTATGAGTACTTATTAAAAGTTTGGGTTCAGCAAGAAAATTATCGTAACACTAGCTTGAAGTATCTATTTGAAATGTATACGGAAGCGATGAGAGGGGTCAAACATCTTCTTGTTCGAAAAACTACTCCAAATGGATTGGTTTTTGTTGGGGAGCTTCCCAATGGACGGAATGGTGCTTTTAGCCCTAAAATGGATCACCTG GTTTGTTTTCTTCCTGGTACCCTTGCTCTAGGTGCAACAAAGGGTATCACCAAGAAAAAGGCTCTCGAAAGTAATCTTTTAACTAAAGAAGACATTGAAAATCTTCAGCTTGCTGAAGATCTAGCTAAAACATGTGTTGAAATGTACTTTGTGACTTCTACTGGACTTGCTCCTGAAATTGCTTATTTTCACATTGAG GGTAATCCTGGTGGACCTGACGGCGGGAACAAAAGTTCAGAATATATTAATGACATCACAATCAAACCTCTTGATCGTCACAACCTTTTACGCCCAGAGACTGTGGAATCTCTATTTGTTTTGCACAGAATCACAGAAGATCCAAA GTACAGGGAGTGGGGTTGGCAAATTtttaaggcctttgagaagtacaCAAAAGTTGATTCTGGTGGTTATACATCACTAGATGATGTCACAAGCCTACCTCCTCCTAGGAGAGACAAGATGGAAACTTTCTTCCTGGGAGAAACATTGAAGTACTTGTATTTGCTGTTTGGTGAAAGCAATATTCTTCCACTGGATAAGTATGTATTCAATACAGAGGCCCACCCGCTTCCAGTTATTCGGTCTGCGGCACAGGTCT